A single region of the Hyalangium ruber genome encodes:
- a CDS encoding type II toxin-antitoxin system RelE/ParE family toxin, protein MTLRVFFTPRAQAQALEAAEWWRIHRPTAPELLEAELTTALRLLAELPELGRRYPHPRVTGVRRLLMPRTRYHLYYAHDAEEAAVLILAVWSAVRGRGPALRKP, encoded by the coding sequence ATGACGCTTCGGGTCTTTTTTACGCCTCGAGCGCAAGCCCAGGCGCTCGAGGCGGCGGAGTGGTGGAGAATCCACCGTCCTACGGCTCCGGAACTTCTCGAAGCGGAGCTGACGACCGCGCTTCGCTTGCTCGCGGAGCTGCCGGAACTCGGGCGACGCTATCCGCACCCTCGCGTCACGGGGGTCCGCAGGCTCCTCATGCCGAGGACGCGCTACCACCTCTATTACGCCCATGATGCCGAGGAGGCTGCAGTCCTCATTCTCGCTGTCTGGAGCGCGGTGCGGGGGCGGGGCCCGGCGCTTCGGAAACCCTGA